The genome window TCGGCACGAACACTTCGTTGAGCGCCACGCCGAGAATCGCCGGCTCATCCGGCGGCCGGCCGGTGTAGGTGCTGTGGTAGATCGGTTTGATCCGATGGGTGATGCGCTCGACGGTGAAGACCGGGAAACTGTCGACTTCGTTGTAGTAGCCGGTGTGGTCGCCGTAAGGGCCTTCATCGGCCATTTCACCCGGATGAATCACGCCTTCAAGGATGATTTCGGCAGTGGCCGGCACTTGCAGGTCGTTGCCACGGCATTTCACCAGCTCGGTGCGGTTACCGCGCAGCAGACCGGCGAAGGCGTATTCGGACAGGCTGTCGGGCACTGGGGTCACGGCACCGAGGATGGTGGCGGGGTCGGCGCCCAGGGCCACGGAGACCGGGAACGGTTTGCCGGGGTGCTTCTCGCACCACTCACGGAAGTCCAGCGCGCCGCCACGATGGCTCAGCCAGCGCATGATGACCTTGTTGCGGCCGATCACTTGCTGGCGGTAGATACCGAGGTTCTGACGGTCCTTGTTCGGGCCTTTGGTGACGGTCAGGCCCCAGGTGATCAGCGGGCCGACGTCGCCGGGCCAGCAGGTCTGCACCGGCAGCATGGCGAGATCGACGTCATCGCCTTCGATGACCACTTCCTGGCACACCGCGTCCTTGACCACTTTGGGGGCCATGGCAATGATCTTGCGGAAGATCGGCAGCTTCGACCAGGCGTCCTTCAGCCCCTTGGGCGGCTCGGGTTCCTTGAGGAAGGCCAGCAGCTTGCCGATCTCGCGCAATTCGCTGACCGACTCGGCGCCCATGCCAAAAGCCACACGCTCGGGCGTACCGAACAGGTTGCCGAGCACCGGGATATCGAAGCCGGTCGGGTTCTCGAACAGCAGCGCCGGGCCCTTGTTGCGCAGGGTACGGTCGCAAATCTCAGTCATTTCCAGCACCGGGGAAATCGGCATCTGGATACGTTTCAACTCTCCGCGCTGCTCAAGTTGCTGCACGAAATCCCGAAGATCCTTGAATTTCATTAACCATGCCACCCGTAAAATAGGCGTACATCCTACCTGCTCCAGGGTGTGTTTGCCTGCCAGCAGCGCTTAAAAAACGGGCACAAAAAAATGGCGCCCCTGGGGGCGCCATTCTTCAGGACCTGAAACGTCGTATTACTTACGCTTCATCGACAGGAAGAACTCGTCGTTGGTCTTGGTGGTTTTCAGCTTGTCGACCAGGAACTCGATGGCGGCTACTTCGTCCATCGGGTGCAGCAGCTTGCGCAGGATCCACATGCGCTGCAGTTCGTCGTCAGCGGTCAGCAACTCTTCGCGGCGGGTGCCGGAACGGTTGATGTTGATCGCCGGGAACACGCGTTTTTCCGCGATGCGACGGTCCAGGGGCAGTTCCATGTTGCCGGTACCCTTGAACTCTTCGTAGATCACTTCGTCCATCTTCGAACCGGTTTCAACCAGTGCGGTGGCGATAATGGTCAGCGAGCCGCCTTCTTCGATGTTGCGCGCGGCGCCGAAGAAACGCTTCGGTTTCTCCAGGGCGTGGGCATCGACACCACCGGTCAATACCTTGCCGGAGCTCGGGATCACGGTGTTGTAGGCACGGGCCAGACGGGTGATGGAGTCGAGCAGGATCACCACATCCTTCTTGTGTTCGACCAGGCGCTTGGCCTTCTCGATCACCATTTCGGCAACCTGCACGTGGCGGGTTGGCGGCTCATCGAACGTCGAGGCAACCACTTCACCGCGCACGGTGCGCTGCATTTCGGTCACTTCTTCCGGACGCTCATCGATCAGCAGCACGATCAGGTGAACTTCAGGATTGTTACGCGCAATGTTCGCTGCAATGTTCTGCAGCATGATGGTCTTACCGGCTTTCGGCGGCGCGACGATCAGGCCGCGCTGGCCCTTGCCGATCGGGGCGCACAGGTCGATCACACGACCGGTCAAGTCTTCGGTGGAACCGTTACCGGCTTCCATCTTCATGCGCACGGTCGGGAACAGCGGGGTCAGGTTCTCGAAGAGAATCTTGTTTTTCGCGTTCTCGGGACGGTCGAAGTTGATCGTGTCGACCTTGAGCAGGGCGAAATAACGCTCGCCTTCTTTCGGAGGGCGGATCTTGCCAACGATGGTGTCACCGGTGCGCAAGTTGAAGCGACGGATCTGGCTCGGCGAGACGTAGATATCGTCTGGGCCGGCGAGATAGGACGCGTCAGCAGAGCGGAGGAAGCCGAAGCCGTCCTGGAGAATCTCCAGCACGCCATCACCGGAGATTTCCTCGCCGCTTTTCGCGTGCTTCTTGAGCAGGGAGAAAATCACGTCCTGCTTGCGCGAACGGGCCATATTTTCTATGCCCATTTCTTCGGCCAATTGGAGCAGGTCGGTAATCGGCTTTTGCTTGAGTTCAGTCAGATTCATATAGGAATGACGTAATCATTTATGGAGGGGGGAAATTAAGCTTTTGGCTTAATGAGGCCGCGCCGCAGAGAAGGCGACAGGATCGCGTACTAATCGAAAAGGAATGCGTCGGCGACGGCTTGCAGGGGGCAGTGGAGAAACCAGTGCGGGGCCGAATGTACCACCTGAGTTTCGGAGCGTCTAGCCCTGTTTCACGAAAAAGCCCCGCTATTTTGCGGGGCTTTTTTGACGACGCTTAGATGTTCGCGTCGAGGAAAGCTTGGAGCTGAGACTTCGACAGCGCGCCTACTTTGGTCGCTTCGACGTTGCCGTTCTTGAACAGCATCAGGGTCGGGATACCACGCACGCCGTGCTTGGCCGGGGTTTCCTGGTTGTCGTCGATGTTCAGCTTGGCAATGGTCAGCTTGCCTTCGTAGGTGGTCGCAATGTCGTCCAGGACTGGAGCGATCATTTTGCAAGGGCCGCACCATTCAGCCCAGTAGTCAACCAGCACCGGGCCTTGAGCCTTGAGTACTTCGGCCTCAAAGGTCGCGTCGGTGACGTGCTTGATAAGATCGTTGCTCATGGATGTCTCCGGATTGTAAGCAAAAAAAACGTGGCCCATCATAGCTGCCCTTCCCCCGTTCAGGAAGCCGCCTCTGATTGAGTCTTCCTATGATGACCCATGAGTTTGGGTATAGCCCAACTCAGGGAGTGACGGGGGTCACGAAGGCAATGCCGGTGCGCAACGCCGCATTGCGCACGTGTTCCTGCATGGTTTTCTGCGCCGCCGCACTGGCGCGCCGGGCCAGGGCGCGCAGAATCCGACGATGCTCCTGCCAGGTCTCCATGGCCCGTTCCGGTCGGATGAACGGTAGCTTCTGGCTCTCCAGAAAAACCTCGGCACTCGCGCTCAGGATGCTCACCATCGCCTGGTTGCCACTGGCGAGCAGGATGCGCTGGTGAAATTCGAAGTCGAGCCGGGCCGCGGCTTCGAAGTCGCTGGCCTTGAGGACCTTGCGCATGGCCTCGACATTGTCTTCCAGGCTGTCCAACTCATCGATGCTCAGCGTCACCGCCGCCAACCCCGCTGCAAAACCTTCCAGGGCATAGCGCAACTGGAAGATATCCAGTGGCGTGGCCTGTGCCGCAAAGGGCCAGGCGAACCCTGGCGACTCCTCGACCGCCTGCACGAACACGCCCTTGCCCGGCTGCACACTGACCACACCCAACGCGCTGAGGGACGACATTGCCTCACGCAACGACGCTCGGCTCACCCCCAACTGCACCGCCAGATGCCGTTGCGACGGCAACGCATCGCCCGGTCCGAAGCCTTGCTCCTTGATCAGTTTGCGGATGGCCTGCAGGGCCGCTTCCGGTACGGCTTGGGCGATGGAATTCATAAAAAACTCAAGGTTCCAGTCAACTGAGTGGCTAGTTGTAAAGCTATTCGTGGCAGGCGGCAAGCCACGCCCCAAAGGGGCTCGCGAGGTTTTGCCGACGCTCGAAAACAGTGCGCAAAGCCCAGGCACTGTTCAGACCAGTCCGACCACCACAGCTCAACAAATACCGGCCCTGCAGACAATTCGGAGGGTGATGGCATGGGCTGTGCACTGGGCAAATCCAGAAAACCCCTTCGCCCTTCTCGGAGAGTTGCCATGACCAAGCGCTACAGCGCCCTGCTTACTGCCCTGTTTGCCAGCCTGATGCTGAGCCAGGCACCCGCCCAGGCCAATGGTCTGGACGACATCGTCGCCCGTGGCACCCTCAAGGTCGCCGTACCCCAGGACTTCCCGCCCTTCGGCTCGGTCGGCCCCGACATGAAGCCACGCGGCCTGGACATCGACACCGCCAAGCTGCTGGCCGACCAGCTCAAGGTCAAGCTGGAACTGACCCCGGTCAACAGCACCAACCGTATCCCGTTCCTCACCACCGGCAAGGTCGACCTGGTGATCTCCAGCCTGGGCAAGAACCCTGAGCGCGAGAAGGTGATTGATTTCTCCAAGGCCTACGCACCGTTCTACCTTGCCGTGTTCGGCCCGCCTGATGCCGCCATCAGTAGCACCGACGATCTCAAGGGCAAAACCATCAGCGTGACCCGTGGCGCCATCGAAGATATCGAACTGACCGCCGTCGCCCCCAAGGAAGCCACGATCAAGCGCTTCGAGGACAACAACTCGACCATCGCCGCCTACCTGGCCGGCCAGGTTGACCTGATTGCCAGCGGCAACGTGGTAATGGTGGCGATCAGCGAGCGCAACCCCAAACGCGTGCCGGCGTTGAAAGTGAAGCTCAAGGACTCTCCGGTGTACGTGGGCGTGAACAAGAACGAGCCGGCCCTGCTGGAGAAGGTCAACCAGATCCTGGTCGCGGCCAAGGCAGATGGCAGCCTGGAAAAGAACGCTATGCAATGGCTGAAAGAGCCACTGCCCGCCGATCTCTGAGAGCGGAGCTGACCCATGGCGTATCAATTTGACTTTGTGCCGGTGCTGGCCAATACCGACCTGCTGTTGCGCGGTGCGCTGTTCACCCTCGAGCTGACAGCCATCGGCGCCATCCTCGGCGTGGCCCTGGGCACCGTCGGCGCCGTAGTGCGGGCGTGGAAGATCCAGCCGTTCGCCTGGTTCTTTGGCGTTTATGTCGAGTTGATCCGCAACACACCGTTCCTGGTGCAGCTGTTCTTCATCTTCTTCGGCCTGCCGTCCCTGGGGCTGAAGATCACCGAGTGGCAAGCTGCCGTGCTGGCGATGGTGATCAACCTCGGCGCCTACTCCACGGAAATCATCCGCGCGGGCATCCAGGCCATTCCTCGCGGGCAATTGGAAGCTGCCGCGGCGCTGGCAATGACGCGCTTCGAGGCCTTCCGCCACGTGGTGCTGCTGCCGGCGCTGGGCAAGGTGTGGCCGGCCCTGGGCAGCCAGATCATCATCGTGATGCTCGGTTCGGCGGTGTGCTCGCAGATCGCCACTGAAGAACTGAGCTTTGCCGCCAACTTTATCCAGTCGCGCAACTTCCGCGCGTTCGAAACCTATGCCCTGACCACCCTGGTGTACCTGTGCATGGCGCTGATGATCCGCCAGTTGCTCAACTGGATCGGCCGCCGTTTTGTGATGAGGAACAGTCGATGAGTGATTTTTCCTTCTGGGACATCGTGCGCAACCTGGCCACCGGCCTGCAATGGACGTTGCTGCTGTCACTGGTGGCGTTTGTTGGCGGCGGCGTGATCGGCTTGCTGGTGATGACGATGCGCATCAGCCGCAACGCCTTTGCGCGTAATGTGGCGCGCACCTACATCGAACTGTTCCAGGGCACGCCGCTGTTGATGCAGCTGTTCCTGGTGTTCTTCGGCATTGCCCTGCTCGGTGTGGATATCTCGCCCTGGCTGGCGGCGGCGATTGCCCTGACGTTGTTTACCAGCGCCTACCTCGCCGAGATCTGGCGCGGCTGCGTCGACTCCATCGCCCACGGGCAATGGGAAGCGTCGGCCAGCCTGGCGCTCAACCCGCTGGAGCAACTGCGCTATGTGATCCTGCCCCAGGCCCTGCGCATTGCCGTGGCGCCGACAGTGGGCTTCTCGGTGCAGGTGGTCAAGGGCACCGCCGTGACCTCAATCATCGGCTTCACCGAACTGACCAAGACCGGCGGCATGCTCGCCAACGCCACCTTCGAACCCTTCATGGTCTACGGCCTGGTGGCCCTTGGTTACTTTTTACTCTGCTACCCCCTGTCCCTCAGTGCCCGCTACCTGGAAAGGAGACTGCATGCCTCTGCTTAGAATTTCTGCCCTGCATAAGTATTACGGCGATCACCACGTGCTCAAGGGCATCGACCTGACCGTGGATGAAGGCCAGGTGGTGGCGATCATCGGCCGCAGCGGCTCGGGCAAATCCACGTTGCTGCGCACGCTCAACGGCCTGGAATCCATCAACGACGGCGTGATCGAAGTCGATGGCGAGTACCTCGATGCCGCCCGCGCCGACCTGCGCAGCCTGCGACAGAAAGTCGGCATGGTGTTCCAGCAATTCAACCTGTTCCCGCACCTGACGGTCGGCGAGAACGTCATGCTCGCGCCACAAGTGGTGCAGAAAGTGCCCAAGGCCAAGGCAGCCCAACTGGCGAAACAGATGCTGGAACGCGTCGGGCTTGGCGAGAAATTCGACGCCTTCCCCGATCGCCTGTCCGGCGGGCAACAACAGCGTGTGGCGATTGCCCGTGCGCTTGCCATGTCGCCCAAGGTGCTGCTGTGCGATGAAATCACCTCGGCGCTGGACCCGGAACTGGTCAATGAAGTGCTCAGCGTGGTGCGCCAATTGGCCAAGGACGGCATGACCTTGATCATGGTGACCCATGAGATGCGCTTCGCCCGGGAAGTCGGCGATAAGCTGGTTTTCATGCACCAGGGCAAGGTGCATGAAGTGGGACCTCCCCAGGAACTGTTCGCCAACCCCAGAACCCCGGAGTTCGCCAATTTCATCGGGTCGGTGGAACAACCGGGCTAACTTCAGGTACCTGGAACCCATTCGAAGCTCCCTCTCCCTTCGAACAGGGTTTCGCCACTCACGGCAAGCCCGATCGCTGGCACGAAAGTCTCGAGGTTGACCAAGGCCGTAAAGCGGCGCCCTTGTATTGGCGAGCCGCCCACAGACGCAAAAAGCGCCATGCCTGGCAAAAGGTGCCCGGTCGCGGGATCATCGGATCGACGTGATGCAAGCAGCTCAACGGGCTGCCCATCCACTTGAGCCTGTTGAACACTCAGCGTGAAGTATCCTTGGCGCCCGAACCGGAACCCGGTCCCTAAGGGCGCCCCCGTAAAACGCATAGCCATAGGCGACAAATCAGGACAGGCAATATTCAGCTGAAGCGTACGTTTACCCAAGGAAAATTGTGGCCGACCCGATTGCTCGTCCAGTAACTCGGCACGACGAATGACACCGTAATCAACCTGGGGCTGACTCAGGGACACTCGACACTCGCCAGCTGATGCATCACCGGGCATAAGTACCACAAAAGACAGCAGCCAAAAGCCAAGCCCATAGCGCAGGCTACGTGACTCAAGCTGGCTCGCCGGCTCACAGCACATGGCAGACAGCAGATGCTGTTTCATAATATTTATCTTCATCGATTTCTGGCTCAGCGTTCAGTTGCACCGAACAGGTGGAGGTATCAGGAAGGGAAATGTTCAAGGCTTGCAGTTCATTCAGGTCGTTCAGGAACACCATGCCGTCACCCACGACACTGGTCAAAAAGGCGTTCTTCCTGCCAAAAACCGGAGCGCCCTGGGGCAGGAGCCGCCCATGCGCATCACGAACTTCAAGCAGGAGGCGGCGCACTTTTATCACCTCGAAGTCAACGGTACTGAAAGAGCCACGCCCGGCCTTGAGCGTCTTGGTCCCGTTTTTCAGATCTACACGCCTAGGCAGCGATTGGGTCTGCACTTCCACATTGCTGTTGTGATAGGCGGGAAGGCCTGCAATCACTGCTTGACCACGGTAATCAGTCCAGACAGGCCCCTGCGGGGTCGAAACCTTTGCGGCTCCGACATCCCCCACCGCGACGATGCCAAACGTATCCTGCACGGTATAGGGCGAGAACGTCAGACCGCGCTCATGAGCCACCACACCGCCCTGTAATTGACCGGAATAGCCTGAGCCCAGAGCGTCCCTGCGCATACCAACCGAGAACTGTGTATAACGCGGAGTTACATTCACCCGCCCTTGTATCGACTGTTCCTGGGTGACGTGTTCGCGAGCTACGCCCACCTCATAGTTCACGGAGTCGTTGACCCGTTCACTGAACGTGCTGCCCAGATCGACTCGGTCCTCTCGGCGACTGGCGTAAGACCGGACAGTGCGATTTTCTCCGAGCGGGATGGTGACCTCCAGGCGAACCGAACGTTCTTTACCTGGTGCGCGACTGCGCTGCTCATACGGCGTCTGTCTGGTGTTACGTGGTCTGGAACCGCCTACTCGGGAATCGGCAATCAGCGCTACATGAGTGCCGCTGAACTCGCGGTTCCATGAGGTGGACACGTGTCCGGCCGATTGCCCGTCAAATTGCGAACTGCGAGAGTAATTGAGGGAAAAGCCCCCAAAATGCGGGCTAAACCAACTTACCCCGGCCGTGTATTGGTTCTTGAACCGCGCATCCAACTCGCCAC of Pseudomonas azotoformans contains these proteins:
- the ubiD gene encoding 4-hydroxy-3-polyprenylbenzoate decarboxylase, yielding MKFKDLRDFVQQLEQRGELKRIQMPISPVLEMTEICDRTLRNKGPALLFENPTGFDIPVLGNLFGTPERVAFGMGAESVSELREIGKLLAFLKEPEPPKGLKDAWSKLPIFRKIIAMAPKVVKDAVCQEVVIEGDDVDLAMLPVQTCWPGDVGPLITWGLTVTKGPNKDRQNLGIYRQQVIGRNKVIMRWLSHRGGALDFREWCEKHPGKPFPVSVALGADPATILGAVTPVPDSLSEYAFAGLLRGNRTELVKCRGNDLQVPATAEIILEGVIHPGEMADEGPYGDHTGYYNEVDSFPVFTVERITHRIKPIYHSTYTGRPPDEPAILGVALNEVFVPILQKQFPEITDFYLPPEGCSYRMAIVTMKKSYPGHAKRVMLGVWSFLRQFMYTKFVIVTDDDINARDWNDVIWAITTRMDPKRDTVMIDNTPIDYLDFASPVSGLGSKMGLDATHKWPGETTREWGRVIVKDEAVTARVDAIWKELGID
- the rho gene encoding transcription termination factor Rho; the encoded protein is MNLTELKQKPITDLLQLAEEMGIENMARSRKQDVIFSLLKKHAKSGEEISGDGVLEILQDGFGFLRSADASYLAGPDDIYVSPSQIRRFNLRTGDTIVGKIRPPKEGERYFALLKVDTINFDRPENAKNKILFENLTPLFPTVRMKMEAGNGSTEDLTGRVIDLCAPIGKGQRGLIVAPPKAGKTIMLQNIAANIARNNPEVHLIVLLIDERPEEVTEMQRTVRGEVVASTFDEPPTRHVQVAEMVIEKAKRLVEHKKDVVILLDSITRLARAYNTVIPSSGKVLTGGVDAHALEKPKRFFGAARNIEEGGSLTIIATALVETGSKMDEVIYEEFKGTGNMELPLDRRIAEKRVFPAININRSGTRREELLTADDELQRMWILRKLLHPMDEVAAIEFLVDKLKTTKTNDEFFLSMKRK
- the trxA gene encoding thioredoxin TrxA encodes the protein MSNDLIKHVTDATFEAEVLKAQGPVLVDYWAEWCGPCKMIAPVLDDIATTYEGKLTIAKLNIDDNQETPAKHGVRGIPTLMLFKNGNVEATKVGALSKSQLQAFLDANI
- a CDS encoding FadR/GntR family transcriptional regulator — its product is MNSIAQAVPEAALQAIRKLIKEQGFGPGDALPSQRHLAVQLGVSRASLREAMSSLSALGVVSVQPGKGVFVQAVEESPGFAWPFAAQATPLDIFQLRYALEGFAAGLAAVTLSIDELDSLEDNVEAMRKVLKASDFEAAARLDFEFHQRILLASGNQAMVSILSASAEVFLESQKLPFIRPERAMETWQEHRRILRALARRASAAAQKTMQEHVRNAALRTGIAFVTPVTP
- a CDS encoding transporter substrate-binding domain-containing protein — its product is MTKRYSALLTALFASLMLSQAPAQANGLDDIVARGTLKVAVPQDFPPFGSVGPDMKPRGLDIDTAKLLADQLKVKLELTPVNSTNRIPFLTTGKVDLVISSLGKNPEREKVIDFSKAYAPFYLAVFGPPDAAISSTDDLKGKTISVTRGAIEDIELTAVAPKEATIKRFEDNNSTIAAYLAGQVDLIASGNVVMVAISERNPKRVPALKVKLKDSPVYVGVNKNEPALLEKVNQILVAAKADGSLEKNAMQWLKEPLPADL
- a CDS encoding amino acid ABC transporter permease, encoding MAYQFDFVPVLANTDLLLRGALFTLELTAIGAILGVALGTVGAVVRAWKIQPFAWFFGVYVELIRNTPFLVQLFFIFFGLPSLGLKITEWQAAVLAMVINLGAYSTEIIRAGIQAIPRGQLEAAAALAMTRFEAFRHVVLLPALGKVWPALGSQIIIVMLGSAVCSQIATEELSFAANFIQSRNFRAFETYALTTLVYLCMALMIRQLLNWIGRRFVMRNSR
- a CDS encoding amino acid ABC transporter permease, with product MSDFSFWDIVRNLATGLQWTLLLSLVAFVGGGVIGLLVMTMRISRNAFARNVARTYIELFQGTPLLMQLFLVFFGIALLGVDISPWLAAAIALTLFTSAYLAEIWRGCVDSIAHGQWEASASLALNPLEQLRYVILPQALRIAVAPTVGFSVQVVKGTAVTSIIGFTELTKTGGMLANATFEPFMVYGLVALGYFLLCYPLSLSARYLERRLHASA
- a CDS encoding amino acid ABC transporter ATP-binding protein, whose amino-acid sequence is MPLLRISALHKYYGDHHVLKGIDLTVDEGQVVAIIGRSGSGKSTLLRTLNGLESINDGVIEVDGEYLDAARADLRSLRQKVGMVFQQFNLFPHLTVGENVMLAPQVVQKVPKAKAAQLAKQMLERVGLGEKFDAFPDRLSGGQQQRVAIARALAMSPKVLLCDEITSALDPELVNEVLSVVRQLAKDGMTLIMVTHEMRFAREVGDKLVFMHQGKVHEVGPPQELFANPRTPEFANFIGSVEQPG
- a CDS encoding DUF1120 domain-containing protein; this encodes MKQHLLSAMCCEPASQLESRSLRYGLGFWLLSFVVLMPGDASAGECRVSLSQPQVDYGVIRRAELLDEQSGRPQFSLGKRTLQLNIACPDLSPMAMRFTGAPLGTGFRFGRQGYFTLSVQQAQVDGQPVELLASRRSDDPATGHLLPGMALFASVGGSPIQGRRFTALVNLETFVPAIGLAVSGETLFEGRGSFEWVPGT